One genomic segment of bacterium includes these proteins:
- a CDS encoding sigma-70 family RNA polymerase sigma factor codes for MNNLKNNEDSIFVSNFKDEEFIREAMPHENALYNYALKIAGNSDDAQDLVQETYYKAYRHFDKFQIGTNSKAWMFMILKNSFINDYRKSKREPYKLDYEQIQNFYENVKSDRAEENNLDKEFYNDLLDDELTAAIDQLPTKMREVFLLCDLDGNSYEETAELVGCPVGTVRSRLHRARHMLQETLMDYAKDKGFLN; via the coding sequence ATGAACAACTTAAAAAATAATGAAGACAGCATATTTGTCAGCAACTTTAAAGATGAAGAGTTTATTCGCGAAGCAATGCCACACGAAAACGCATTATATAACTATGCACTCAAAATAGCAGGGAACTCAGATGATGCACAGGACCTGGTTCAGGAAACTTACTACAAGGCTTACAGACACTTTGATAAATTCCAGATAGGGACCAACAGCAAAGCTTGGATGTTCATGATTCTGAAAAACTCATTTATTAATGACTACAGAAAATCCAAGCGCGAGCCTTACAAATTAGATTACGAGCAGATACAAAACTTTTACGAGAACGTGAAATCAGATCGTGCCGAAGAAAATAATTTGGATAAAGAATTTTACAATGATCTTTTAGATGATGAACTTACTGCGGCAATTGACCAGTTACCGACCAAAATGAGGGAAGTGTTTCTTCTTTGTGATCTGGATGGAAACAGCTATGAAGAAACAGCTGAACTTGTTGGTTGTCCGGTTGGAACAGTAAGATCAAGATTGCATCGTGCGCGGCACATGCTTCAGGAAACATTAATGGACTACGCTAAAGACAAAGGCTTCTTAAACTAA
- a CDS encoding MerR family transcriptional regulator: MTGLSVHVIRAWEKRYNVVEPDRTDTNRRLYSEEDIEKLKLLNDALHLGHHIGGIANLSLPELKNLLSKEGLSVIENRNGFSSAATDTNIDEIFNECLEAIKNYNAKKLESILLNASARLTQPILIEQLVIPLVYKVGDLWHEGEIRVANEHLASSVVRSFLFNLLESYSIGSSAPVIISATPLGQEHELGALIAGVVAASSGWKVIYLGSGLPAEEIAAVVSHLEARVVALSIVYPNDDPHLKVELKKLYQILPQGVNMVVGGRAAEGYLDVLDNMGAIVVKNTKQLRMELEAIRENKYN; encoded by the coding sequence ATGACCGGGCTTAGTGTGCATGTTATCAGAGCCTGGGAAAAGAGATATAACGTCGTCGAACCGGACAGAACGGACACCAATCGCCGTCTCTATTCTGAAGAGGACATAGAAAAACTAAAATTGCTCAATGATGCTTTACATCTGGGGCACCACATCGGCGGGATCGCAAATTTGTCTTTGCCGGAGTTGAAGAATCTTCTCTCTAAAGAGGGACTAAGCGTAATAGAAAACCGAAATGGTTTTTCATCTGCAGCAACAGATACAAATATTGATGAAATATTTAATGAGTGTTTAGAGGCAATCAAAAATTACAATGCGAAAAAGCTGGAATCAATTTTATTGAATGCTTCTGCCAGATTAACTCAACCAATATTAATAGAACAGCTTGTAATTCCTCTTGTCTATAAAGTTGGCGATCTCTGGCACGAAGGTGAAATAAGAGTTGCTAACGAACATCTTGCTTCTTCAGTTGTTCGCTCATTCCTTTTTAATTTGCTCGAATCTTATTCTATTGGCAGCTCGGCACCCGTGATTATTTCAGCAACACCTTTAGGCCAGGAACATGAGCTAGGAGCATTAATTGCCGGAGTTGTTGCCGCTTCATCGGGATGGAAAGTTATTTATCTTGGATCTGGTTTACCCGCGGAAGAGATTGCTGCGGTCGTATCTCATCTGGAAGCGAGAGTTGTTGCATTAAGCATTGTTTATCCAAACGACGATCCACATTTAAAAGTTGAACTAAAAAAGCTTTACCAGATTTTACCGCAGGGAGTTAATATGGTTGTTGGCGGCAGAGCTGCTGAAGGTTATCTGGATGTGTTAGATAATATGGGTGCTATTGTAGTGAAGAATACAAAACAGTTGAGAATGGAATTAGAAGCTATCCGCGAAAACAAATACAACTAA